A window from Actinomycetospora corticicola encodes these proteins:
- a CDS encoding acyl-CoA dehydrogenase family protein: protein MQLSEEHEALRATVEEFAQKEVAPVIADYYIREEFPYDLVATMGEMGLFGLPVPEEYGGMGGDYVALCVALEELGRVDQSVAITLEAGVSLGIMPLVRFGSDEQKQRWLPDLAAGRALGGFGLTEAGGGSDAGATRTTAKQDDGDWVINGSKAFITNSGTRITSHVTVTAVTGRDEASGKREISAILVPSGTKGFTVAPSYSKVGWNASDTHELAFDDCRVPEENLVGQRGKGYGQFLSILDEGRVAIAALSVGAAQGCVDESVRYARERQAFGAAIGTYQSIQFKIAEMETRTVAARLAWHDAAEKMAAGKPFTKEASIAKLLSSNAAMDNARDATQIFGGYGFMNEYPVARHYRDSKILEIGEGTSEVQKMLIAKRLGL, encoded by the coding sequence ATGCAGCTGTCCGAGGAGCACGAGGCCCTCCGCGCGACCGTCGAGGAGTTCGCACAGAAGGAGGTCGCGCCGGTCATCGCGGACTACTACATCCGCGAGGAGTTCCCCTACGACCTGGTCGCGACGATGGGCGAGATGGGCCTGTTCGGCCTGCCGGTGCCCGAGGAGTACGGCGGCATGGGCGGCGACTACGTCGCGCTGTGCGTCGCGCTCGAGGAGCTCGGCCGGGTCGACCAGTCGGTCGCGATCACCCTCGAGGCCGGGGTCTCGCTCGGGATCATGCCGCTGGTGCGGTTCGGCTCCGACGAGCAGAAGCAGCGGTGGCTGCCCGACCTCGCGGCCGGCAGGGCCCTGGGCGGGTTCGGCCTGACCGAGGCCGGCGGCGGGTCCGACGCCGGGGCCACCCGGACGACCGCGAAGCAGGACGACGGCGACTGGGTCATCAACGGCTCCAAGGCCTTCATCACGAACTCCGGCACCCGCATCACCTCGCACGTCACGGTCACCGCGGTGACCGGGCGGGACGAGGCCAGCGGCAAGCGCGAGATCTCGGCGATCCTCGTGCCGAGCGGCACCAAGGGCTTCACCGTCGCGCCGAGCTACTCGAAGGTCGGCTGGAACGCCTCCGACACCCACGAGCTGGCGTTCGACGACTGCCGCGTGCCCGAGGAGAACCTCGTCGGGCAGCGCGGCAAGGGCTACGGGCAGTTCCTGTCGATCCTCGACGAGGGCCGGGTCGCGATCGCGGCACTGTCGGTCGGCGCCGCCCAGGGGTGCGTCGACGAGTCGGTCCGCTACGCCCGCGAGCGCCAGGCGTTCGGCGCCGCGATCGGCACCTACCAGTCGATCCAGTTCAAGATCGCCGAGATGGAGACCCGCACCGTCGCGGCCCGCCTGGCGTGGCACGACGCCGCCGAGAAGATGGCCGCGGGGAAGCCGTTCACCAAGGAGGCCTCGATCGCGAAGCTGCTGTCGTCGAACGCGGCGATGGACAACGCCCGCGACGCGACGCAGATCTTCGGCGGGTACGGCTTCATGAACGAGTACCCGGTCGCCCGCCACTACCGGGACTCGAAGATCCTCGAGATCGGCGAGGGCACGTCCGAGGTGCAGAAGATGCTGATCGCGAAGCGTCTGGGGCTGTAG
- a CDS encoding biotin carboxylase N-terminal domain-containing protein, with product MFASVLIANRGEIAVRIAATVRARGLRSVAVYTEADASSPHVAAADVAVRVGNYLDGEAIVAAGRQVGAQAVHPGYGFLAENAAFARTVADAGMTWIGPPPAAIEMMGDKISAKAAVEPAGVPLVPGSSAKGLTDTELADVARTTGFPVLLKPSAGGGGKGMHVVERDEDLADAIAAARREARGSFGDDTLLLERYVTNPRHVEIQVLADTHGAVVHLGERECSLQRRHQKVVEEAPSAVLDEKQRDAMGRAAVDAARACGYVGAGTVEFVTNADASEFFFLEMNTRLQVEHPVTEEVVRVRGGRLDLVAEQLRVAAGEPLGYDQDDVTLEGHAVEVRLYAEDPARGFLPTGGRILGLEWPDTRVDAGVQVGQEVGSAYDPMLAKIIASGPDRAAALDRLDEALARTTVLGVTTNLAWLRTLIADDDVRAGRLDTGLIARLGVPEQQVPDDVVVAAAVAGLLRLPESDDPFATLGGWRIGGEPAPARWTLVPLGEKDTSFDVALRGRADDATVTIGEEAPRPVVGTLERDGAHGSPADGHAPTSATSTGLTVTLDGVTRRYRTALADGVLWISRDGGTWALREQERLSAARAAQASDGAVTSPMPGTVTVVEVELDQQVEAGQRLVVVEAMKMEHVLTAPVAGTVTELPAKPGATVALDAPLVTVTPASGE from the coding sequence ATGTTCGCCAGCGTGCTGATCGCCAACCGTGGCGAGATCGCCGTCCGCATCGCCGCCACCGTGCGCGCCCGCGGGCTGCGCAGCGTCGCCGTCTACACCGAAGCCGACGCGTCGTCGCCGCACGTCGCGGCGGCCGACGTGGCCGTCCGCGTCGGGAACTACCTCGACGGCGAGGCGATCGTCGCGGCCGGCCGTCAGGTCGGCGCCCAGGCCGTCCACCCCGGCTACGGCTTCCTGGCCGAGAACGCGGCGTTCGCGCGCACGGTCGCCGACGCCGGGATGACGTGGATCGGGCCGCCGCCCGCCGCGATCGAGATGATGGGCGACAAGATCTCGGCGAAGGCCGCCGTCGAGCCGGCCGGGGTGCCGCTCGTACCGGGCAGCTCCGCGAAGGGGCTCACCGACACCGAGCTCGCCGACGTCGCCCGCACCACCGGCTTCCCGGTCCTGCTCAAGCCGAGCGCCGGCGGGGGCGGCAAGGGCATGCACGTCGTCGAGCGCGACGAGGACCTCGCCGACGCGATCGCGGCCGCGCGCCGCGAGGCGCGCGGGTCGTTCGGCGACGACACCCTGCTGCTCGAGCGCTACGTGACCAACCCGCGGCACGTCGAGATCCAGGTCCTCGCCGACACCCACGGCGCCGTGGTCCACCTCGGCGAACGCGAGTGCTCCCTGCAGCGCCGTCACCAGAAGGTCGTCGAGGAGGCGCCGTCGGCGGTCCTCGACGAGAAGCAGCGGGACGCCATGGGTCGCGCCGCCGTCGATGCGGCCAGGGCCTGCGGGTACGTCGGCGCCGGGACCGTCGAGTTCGTGACGAACGCCGACGCGAGCGAGTTCTTCTTCCTCGAGATGAACACGCGGCTGCAGGTCGAGCACCCGGTCACCGAGGAGGTCGTCCGCGTCCGCGGCGGCCGGCTCGACCTGGTCGCCGAGCAGCTCCGCGTCGCCGCCGGGGAGCCGCTGGGCTACGACCAGGACGACGTCACGCTGGAGGGCCACGCCGTCGAGGTCCGCCTCTACGCCGAGGACCCGGCGCGGGGCTTCCTCCCCACCGGCGGGCGGATCCTGGGCCTCGAGTGGCCGGACACGAGGGTCGACGCGGGCGTGCAGGTCGGCCAGGAGGTCGGCAGCGCCTACGACCCGATGCTCGCCAAGATCATCGCCTCGGGTCCCGACCGCGCCGCCGCCCTCGACCGGCTCGACGAGGCCCTCGCCCGCACCACGGTCCTCGGCGTCACCACGAACCTCGCCTGGCTGCGCACGCTCATCGCCGACGACGACGTCCGCGCGGGCCGCCTCGACACCGGCCTCATCGCCCGCCTCGGGGTGCCCGAGCAGCAGGTTCCCGACGACGTGGTGGTCGCGGCCGCCGTCGCCGGCCTCCTGCGCCTGCCCGAGTCCGACGACCCGTTCGCCACGCTCGGCGGCTGGCGGATCGGCGGCGAGCCCGCGCCCGCGCGCTGGACGCTCGTGCCGCTCGGGGAGAAGGACACGTCGTTCGACGTCGCCCTCCGCGGGCGGGCCGACGACGCGACGGTGACCATCGGCGAGGAAGCCCCGCGACCCGTCGTCGGGACCCTCGAGCGAGATGGCGCTCATGGGTCCCCTGCCGACGGTCACGCACCCACCAGCGCCACCTCGACGGGGCTCACCGTCACGCTCGACGGGGTCACCCGCCGGTACCGGACCGCCCTCGCCGACGGCGTCCTGTGGATCTCCCGGGACGGCGGCACGTGGGCCCTGCGCGAGCAGGAACGCCTGTCCGCGGCGCGGGCCGCTCAGGCCTCCGACGGCGCCGTCACCAGCCCCATGCCGGGCACGGTCACCGTCGTCGAGGTCGAGCTCGACCAGCAGGTCGAGGCCGGTCAGCGGCTCGTCGTCGTCGAGGCCATGAAGATGGAGCACGTGCTCACCGCGCCGGTCGCCGGCACGGTCACCGAGCTCCCCGCGAAACCCGGGGCGACCGTCGCGCTCGACGCGCCCCTCGTCACCGTCACACCCGCATCGGGGGAGTAG
- a CDS encoding carboxyl transferase domain-containing protein yields MTATVGSGDAAQRSSTTGSGHAELVDDLRAKLAAVRLGGPERSRQRHVERGKLLPRDRVDALLDPSSPFLELSPLAAHGMYDDAAPGAGIITGVGRIAGRTCVVVANDATVKGGTYYPMTVKKHLRAQEVALQNRLPCVYLVDSGGAFLPEQDNVFPDREHFGRIFYNQATMSGLGIPQIAAVLGSCTAGGAYVPAMSDEAVIVRNQGTIFLGGPPLVKAATGEEVTAEELGGGDLHARTSGVVDHLADDDAHALAIVRDIVDTLPADPAPPWEKRASVAPAKDPAELYDVVPVDGRSAYDVREVISRVVDGAAGPSRGFTEFKAEYGTTLVTGFARIHGHPVGIVANNGVLFRESALKGAHFVELCDQRGIPLVFLQNITGFMVGREYEAGGIAKDGAKMVTAVATTRVPKLTVVIGGSYGAGNYAMSGRAYSPRFLFMWPNARISVMGAEQAATVLGTVGSSSADSVREQYEHQGHPYYSTARLWDDGVIDPLDTRTVLGLALSACAHAPLDDPRFGVFRM; encoded by the coding sequence GTGACCGCGACGGTCGGGTCAGGGGACGCAGCGCAGCGGAGCTCGACCACGGGTTCCGGACACGCCGAGCTGGTCGACGACCTGCGGGCGAAGCTCGCCGCGGTGCGGCTCGGCGGCCCCGAGCGCAGTCGGCAGCGCCACGTCGAGCGCGGCAAGCTGCTCCCGCGCGACCGGGTGGACGCGCTGCTCGACCCGTCGTCGCCGTTCCTGGAGCTCTCCCCGCTCGCGGCGCACGGGATGTACGACGACGCCGCGCCGGGCGCCGGGATCATCACCGGCGTCGGGCGCATCGCCGGGCGGACGTGCGTGGTCGTGGCGAACGACGCGACCGTCAAGGGCGGCACGTACTACCCGATGACGGTGAAGAAGCACCTGCGCGCCCAGGAGGTGGCGCTGCAGAACCGGCTGCCCTGCGTGTACCTCGTCGACTCCGGCGGCGCGTTCCTGCCCGAGCAGGACAACGTGTTCCCCGACCGGGAGCACTTCGGACGCATCTTCTACAACCAGGCGACGATGTCCGGGCTCGGCATCCCGCAGATCGCCGCGGTCCTCGGCTCGTGCACCGCCGGCGGGGCCTACGTGCCGGCGATGAGCGACGAGGCGGTGATCGTCCGGAACCAGGGGACGATCTTCCTCGGTGGCCCGCCGCTGGTGAAGGCCGCGACCGGCGAGGAGGTCACCGCCGAGGAGCTCGGCGGCGGCGACCTGCACGCCCGCACCTCCGGGGTGGTCGACCACCTCGCCGACGACGACGCCCACGCGCTGGCGATCGTCCGCGACATCGTCGACACCCTGCCCGCCGACCCGGCCCCGCCGTGGGAGAAGCGGGCCTCGGTGGCGCCGGCGAAGGACCCGGCCGAGCTCTACGACGTGGTGCCGGTCGACGGCCGCAGCGCCTACGACGTGCGCGAGGTGATCTCGCGGGTCGTGGACGGCGCTGCCGGTCCGAGCAGGGGATTCACCGAGTTCAAGGCCGAGTACGGGACGACGCTGGTCACCGGGTTCGCCCGCATCCACGGCCACCCGGTCGGCATCGTCGCGAACAACGGCGTGCTCTTCCGCGAGTCCGCGCTCAAGGGCGCGCACTTCGTCGAGCTGTGCGACCAGCGCGGCATCCCGCTGGTGTTCCTGCAGAACATCACCGGGTTCATGGTCGGCCGCGAGTACGAGGCGGGCGGCATCGCGAAGGACGGCGCGAAGATGGTCACCGCGGTCGCCACGACGCGGGTGCCGAAGCTGACGGTCGTGATCGGTGGGTCCTACGGCGCCGGCAACTACGCCATGAGCGGCCGCGCCTACTCGCCGCGGTTCCTGTTCATGTGGCCGAACGCGCGCATCTCCGTCATGGGCGCCGAGCAGGCGGCGACCGTGCTCGGCACCGTCGGGTCGTCGAGCGCCGACTCGGTCCGCGAGCAGTACGAGCACCAGGGCCACCCGTACTACTCGACCGCCCGACTCTGGGACGACGGCGTCATCGACCCGCTCGACACCCGCACCGTGCTCGGCCTCGCCCTGTCCGCGTGCGCCCACGCCCCGCTCGACGACCCGCGCTTCGGGGTCTTCCGGATGTAG
- a CDS encoding TetR/AcrR family transcriptional regulator, which translates to MTGAPTRRRDQILVEAARLFAQHGFHGTSIDVIGSAAGVSGPAIYRHFPSKEGLLAEMLVGISEYLLDGARTIVAAHPDPEGRLAALIAFQVEFALHRPELITVQDRDLASLPEDSRRRVRALQRAYVEVWEDVISRVGPARSPEEIRTAAHAAFGLMNSTPRSAAHTSAAVAGPVLATMVRAAVAA; encoded by the coding sequence ATGACCGGCGCCCCGACCCGCCGTCGGGACCAGATCCTGGTCGAGGCCGCGCGGCTGTTCGCCCAGCACGGCTTCCACGGCACCTCGATCGACGTCATCGGCTCGGCCGCCGGCGTGAGCGGGCCCGCGATCTACCGGCACTTCCCGTCGAAGGAGGGCCTGCTCGCCGAGATGCTCGTCGGCATCAGCGAGTACCTGCTCGACGGGGCCCGCACGATCGTCGCCGCCCACCCCGATCCGGAGGGCCGCCTCGCCGCGCTGATCGCCTTCCAGGTCGAGTTCGCGCTGCACCGGCCCGAACTCATCACGGTGCAGGACCGGGACCTCGCCTCGCTGCCCGAGGATTCCCGACGACGGGTGCGCGCGCTGCAACGCGCCTATGTCGAGGTGTGGGAGGACGTCATCTCCCGGGTCGGCCCGGCCCGGAGTCCTGAGGAGATCCGGACGGCCGCGCACGCCGCGTTCGGGCTGATGAACTCCACGCCGCGCAGCGCGGCGCACACCTCGGCCGCGGTGGCCGGTCCGGTCCTCGCGACGATGGTGCGGGCCGCCGTCGCCGCGTGA
- a CDS encoding epoxide hydrolase family protein: MTELTPFTVDVPEADLDDLRRRLAATRLPDAPRGIDWSSGVERGYLAELLRVWRDEFDWRAVEKRLNAWPQVTTTIDGQPVHAVHARSDHADAVPLLLLHGWPSTPADFLLVLPALVERFHVVAPSLPGSGLSGPTLEVGWDLDRYARTLLELMSRAGHERFVVQGGDWGALIGPHLARLAPERVALVHVNALATPADWRSGDPTTGLSEEDAAQVFALGALWEVRSGYATIMGTRPQTLAYALADSPVGLLAWHLEWFVDYDPGTTAQTPVDPVAILTDVTTTWLTGTAASSGRIYRECHDAFVPHEPSGVPTAVACFTGDHTVRGLAERSHRIVRWRRYDTGGHFASLQAPELLVADLVEACEEHVSAR, from the coding sequence ATGACCGAGCTCACGCCCTTCACCGTCGACGTCCCCGAAGCCGACCTCGACGACCTGCGACGACGGCTCGCCGCCACCCGGCTGCCCGACGCGCCGAGGGGCATCGACTGGTCGTCCGGCGTCGAGCGCGGGTACCTCGCGGAGCTGCTGCGGGTGTGGCGCGACGAGTTCGACTGGCGGGCGGTCGAGAAGCGGCTCAACGCCTGGCCCCAGGTGACGACGACGATCGATGGCCAGCCGGTCCACGCCGTGCACGCCCGGTCCGACCACGCGGACGCCGTGCCGCTCCTGCTGCTCCACGGCTGGCCGTCGACCCCCGCGGACTTCCTGCTCGTGCTGCCGGCACTGGTCGAGCGCTTCCACGTGGTGGCGCCGTCGTTACCGGGGTCCGGGTTATCGGGCCCCACCCTGGAGGTGGGCTGGGACCTGGACCGGTATGCCCGCACGCTGCTGGAGCTGATGAGTCGGGCCGGCCATGAGCGGTTCGTGGTCCAGGGCGGGGACTGGGGTGCCCTGATCGGGCCGCACCTCGCCCGACTCGCGCCCGAGCGGGTCGCGCTGGTGCACGTCAACGCGCTGGCGACGCCCGCCGACTGGCGGTCGGGCGACCCCACGACCGGGTTGTCCGAGGAGGACGCCGCGCAGGTGTTCGCCCTCGGCGCGCTGTGGGAGGTGCGCTCCGGCTACGCCACGATCATGGGCACGCGGCCGCAGACCCTCGCGTACGCGCTCGCCGACTCCCCCGTGGGCCTGCTGGCGTGGCACCTCGAGTGGTTCGTCGACTACGACCCCGGAACCACGGCGCAGACCCCCGTCGACCCCGTCGCCATCCTCACCGACGTCACCACCACGTGGCTCACCGGCACCGCGGCGTCGTCGGGACGTATCTACCGGGAGTGTCACGACGCCTTCGTCCCGCACGAGCCCTCGGGCGTCCCGACGGCCGTCGCGTGCTTCACCGGCGATCACACGGTCCGGGGCCTCGCCGAGCGCTCACACCGGATCGTGCGCTGGCGCCGGTACGACACGGGCGGCCACTTCGCGTCGCTGCAGGCGCCGGAGTTGCTGGTCGCCGACCTCGTCGAGGCGTGCGAGGAGCACGTCTCTGCACGTTGA
- a CDS encoding DUF397 domain-containing protein has protein sequence MYRTSSYCGTSSCVEVAVLPSGDVHVRDTKDRSRPPHTFTAQEWSDFVRGVKAGEFDFG, from the coding sequence ATGTACCGAACATCGAGCTACTGTGGAACCAGTAGTTGTGTGGAGGTCGCCGTTCTCCCCAGCGGTGACGTCCACGTGCGAGACACGAAGGATCGTTCACGTCCACCGCACACGTTCACGGCTCAAGAATGGTCCGACTTCGTGCGAGGGGTGAAGGCCGGGGAGTTCGACTTCGGCTGA
- a CDS encoding Scr1 family TA system antitoxin-like transcriptional regulator: protein MSTGSTGAFGPVVVRRRLGAALRRLREEAGLRLDQVAAELEWSASKISRLETGHSIAKTWDVRNLLTVYGMESGDLRADILRWVEEARAVAWWQPFSDADPGDLDYFISLEAEASSIHHFCSVIPGLLQTEGYARAILTDMLTERHGLSDSAIDGLVNVRVKRQEVLAREDDPLALRVVLDEGALLHRIGDDGVMTAQLRHLLALRHNVDLRIRPLSAPVRRYGLSPWTIFFPRQASYDPVIVCVEAAGRDHYVEESGQVDEFRSAFAGLLSDSLDNERSVELIRQLIR, encoded by the coding sequence GTGAGCACCGGGTCCACGGGCGCCTTCGGGCCTGTGGTCGTGCGCAGACGACTCGGCGCGGCCCTGCGCCGCCTGCGTGAAGAGGCCGGCCTGCGGCTCGATCAGGTGGCCGCCGAACTCGAGTGGTCGGCGTCGAAGATCAGTCGACTCGAGACCGGCCACTCGATCGCCAAGACGTGGGACGTCCGGAACCTGCTCACCGTTTACGGGATGGAGTCGGGTGACCTGCGCGCCGATATCCTGCGCTGGGTCGAGGAGGCCCGAGCGGTCGCCTGGTGGCAGCCGTTCTCCGATGCGGATCCGGGCGACCTCGATTATTTCATCTCGCTCGAGGCCGAAGCGTCGTCTATTCACCATTTCTGCTCGGTCATTCCGGGTCTGCTGCAGACCGAAGGGTACGCCCGTGCAATCCTGACGGACATGCTCACCGAGCGGCACGGGCTTTCGGACTCCGCGATCGACGGGCTGGTCAACGTCCGCGTGAAGCGGCAGGAGGTCCTGGCTCGTGAGGACGACCCGCTGGCGCTGCGAGTTGTTCTCGACGAGGGGGCGCTGCTCCACCGGATCGGCGACGACGGCGTGATGACCGCCCAACTCAGGCACCTCCTGGCGTTGCGTCACAACGTCGACCTGCGGATACGGCCTCTCTCGGCTCCGGTTCGGCGCTACGGTCTCAGCCCGTGGACGATCTTCTTCCCGCGGCAGGCCTCCTACGACCCCGTGATCGTCTGCGTGGAGGCCGCCGGTCGTGATCACTACGTCGAGGAGTCGGGTCAGGTCGACGAATTTCGCAGCGCTTTCGCGGGACTCTTGAGCGACTCTCTGGACAACGAGAGAAGTGTTGAGCTGATTAGGCAGCTGATCAGGTGA
- a CDS encoding plasmid mobilization protein, whose product MRITLRCHNALVVAVRGSFMPDSASPTTIRFDPRDRALIEAVAHACDMTLSEYIREASLAAARGYRDTMGMDTVLERDQAYLEERARRSSRSADRRRALLEDVATEDPGRPRG is encoded by the coding sequence ATGCGTATTACGCTGCGGTGCCACAATGCGCTCGTCGTAGCTGTGAGGGGTTCGTTCATGCCGGATTCAGCGTCGCCCACGACGATCCGGTTCGATCCCAGAGACAGGGCACTGATCGAGGCCGTCGCCCACGCGTGCGACATGACCTTGTCGGAGTACATCCGAGAGGCCTCTCTCGCAGCTGCTCGCGGGTACCGGGACACGATGGGCATGGACACGGTGCTCGAGCGCGACCAGGCCTACCTCGAGGAGCGGGCCCGGCGTTCGAGTCGGAGCGCCGACCGCCGACGCGCTCTCCTCGAAGACGTTGCCACCGAGGACCCCGGTCGTCCTCGCGGCTGA
- a CDS encoding DUF2188 domain-containing protein codes for MADRHVRPSDDGWIVVKPAATRPSAHAPTQAEAITRAVEIVRNDGGGAVMVHDLQGELVEAADVPVNTQDSDRIATELSAAAEAATPAVADGAPATAQAAQAGVEVADLDQARLEASGQSSAAERDAARKKAKSGSKASSTSSSTSSSNGADGGPREVADDAAQRAGTVADQAAESARTVGDEAAETADEVSDDVATTAKKVRGHAAGSAERVGRTVSAGAEQIADDASAAGQSVEAAAKDAADVARATGQEAAEEVRGTAREVAGEARAAARRTAASVEATAADATDELRNTTRRAAQQGAQLDEELTDAADRAGQTIHAYTEAAAAPLDQLAAALNPVRITGRLINVVTVVGLRIVGSATGIGTQKADEGARRLQYATR; via the coding sequence ATGGCCGACCGCCACGTCCGCCCGTCCGACGACGGCTGGATCGTCGTCAAGCCCGCCGCCACCCGACCCAGCGCCCACGCCCCCACCCAGGCCGAGGCGATCACCCGCGCCGTCGAGATCGTCCGCAACGACGGCGGCGGCGCCGTGATGGTCCACGACCTGCAGGGGGAGCTCGTCGAGGCCGCCGACGTCCCGGTGAACACCCAGGACTCCGACCGCATCGCCACGGAGCTGTCGGCCGCCGCGGAGGCCGCGACGCCGGCGGTCGCCGACGGTGCCCCCGCCACCGCCCAGGCCGCCCAGGCCGGGGTGGAGGTCGCCGACCTCGACCAGGCCCGCCTCGAGGCGTCCGGCCAGAGCAGCGCCGCCGAGCGCGACGCCGCCCGGAAGAAGGCGAAGTCCGGCTCGAAGGCGTCGTCGACCTCCTCGTCCACCTCCTCGTCGAACGGCGCCGACGGTGGTCCCCGCGAGGTCGCCGACGACGCCGCGCAGCGCGCCGGCACGGTGGCCGACCAGGCCGCCGAGTCCGCCCGCACGGTCGGGGACGAGGCCGCCGAGACCGCCGACGAGGTCTCCGACGACGTCGCGACCACCGCCAAGAAGGTCCGCGGGCACGCCGCGGGCTCCGCCGAGCGCGTCGGCCGGACCGTCTCCGCCGGCGCCGAGCAGATCGCCGACGACGCCTCCGCCGCGGGCCAGTCCGTCGAGGCGGCCGCCAAGGACGCGGCCGACGTCGCCCGGGCCACCGGCCAGGAGGCGGCCGAGGAGGTCCGGGGCACCGCGCGTGAGGTCGCGGGCGAGGCCCGGGCCGCCGCTCGCCGGACCGCCGCCTCCGTGGAGGCCACAGCTGCCGACGCGACCGACGAGCTCCGCAACACGACCCGCCGGGCCGCCCAGCAGGGCGCCCAGCTCGACGAGGAGCTCACCGACGCCGCCGACCGCGCGGGCCAGACGATCCACGCCTACACCGAGGCCGCGGCCGCCCCGCTCGACCAGCTCGCCGCAGCGCTGAACCCGGTCCGCATCACCGGTCGGCTGATCAACGTCGTCACCGTCGTCGGGCTCCGCATCGTCGGGTCGGCCACCGGCATCGGCACCCAGAAGGCGGACGAGGGCGCGCGTCGCCTGCAGTACGCCACCAGGTGA
- a CDS encoding transposase, with protein MLDAVDALDLSALTGSYRLGGRGRRAYDPAMMLALLIYAYAVGESSSRRIEARCEHDVAFRVIAAGDAPDHSSIAGFRVRHRDTFADLFVQVLRLCREAGLVKVGTIALDGTKMRANASSGANRTAAGIKAALDAETAPDAETAPGAGGDAAVVAEQLRRAEATDAAEDAEFGSDRGDEPPPGMRDRSGQRSRFAAAAARIAAREAAEAAQQQGAQARYEQKVAAREAYRAEHGRNPRGRPPKPPAAPDPDRKPGRANTTDPDSVVMATRQGFVQGYNTQVVASEDQVILDAEVVTDTNDTQQLAPMTRAALIMLRLLGLEVPHTVLADAGYWNTTAITEMDTAHDRGLGPEPVVPPDRAALRPEPGGHDPQRQSTRARRMRERLREPDRRAHYQRRSGIIEPVFGQIKQRTGDRFRLRGLAAVNAEFKLIAMTHNLLKLHVASP; from the coding sequence GTGCTCGACGCGGTCGACGCGCTGGACCTCAGCGCGTTGACCGGGTCCTACCGGCTCGGTGGGCGGGGCCGGCGGGCCTACGACCCGGCGATGATGCTGGCGCTGTTGATCTACGCCTATGCGGTCGGGGAGTCCTCGTCGCGCCGCATCGAGGCCCGCTGCGAGCACGACGTGGCGTTCCGGGTGATCGCCGCCGGGGACGCACCGGATCACAGCAGCATCGCCGGGTTCCGGGTCCGGCACCGGGACACCTTCGCGGACCTGTTCGTCCAGGTCCTGCGGCTGTGTCGGGAAGCGGGGCTGGTCAAGGTCGGCACCATCGCCCTCGACGGCACCAAGATGCGCGCCAACGCCTCCTCCGGGGCCAACCGCACCGCCGCCGGCATCAAGGCCGCGCTCGACGCCGAGACCGCCCCTGACGCCGAGACCGCCCCTGGGGCTGGGGGTGACGCGGCGGTGGTCGCCGAGCAGCTGCGGCGCGCGGAGGCGACCGACGCGGCCGAGGATGCCGAGTTCGGCTCCGATCGCGGCGACGAACCGCCGCCGGGGATGCGGGACCGGTCGGGGCAGCGGTCCCGGTTCGCGGCGGCCGCGGCGCGGATCGCGGCCCGCGAGGCGGCCGAAGCCGCCCAGCAGCAGGGGGCGCAGGCCCGCTACGAGCAGAAGGTCGCGGCGCGGGAGGCCTACCGGGCCGAACACGGCCGCAACCCGCGCGGGCGGCCCCCGAAGCCACCGGCCGCTCCCGATCCCGACCGCAAGCCGGGCCGGGCGAACACCACCGACCCGGACTCGGTGGTGATGGCGACCCGCCAGGGCTTCGTGCAGGGCTACAACACCCAGGTCGTGGCCAGCGAGGACCAGGTCATCCTGGACGCCGAGGTCGTCACCGACACCAACGACACCCAGCAGCTCGCGCCGATGACCCGCGCCGCGCTGATCATGCTGCGGCTGCTCGGGCTCGAGGTCCCGCACACCGTGCTCGCCGACGCCGGCTACTGGAACACCACCGCCATCACCGAGATGGACACCGCCCACGACCGAGGTCTCGGCCCGGAGCCGGTGGTGCCGCCCGACCGGGCGGCGCTGCGACCCGAGCCCGGCGGGCACGACCCGCAACGCCAGTCCACCCGCGCCCGGCGCATGCGTGAACGGCTCCGCGAACCCGACCGACGCGCCCACTACCAGCGCCGCTCCGGGATCATCGAACCCGTCTTCGGGCAGATCAAGCAACGCACCGGCGACCGGTTCCGGCTCCGCGGACTGGCCGCGGTCAACGCCGAGTTCAAGCTGATCGCGATGACCCACAACCTGCTCAAACTCCACGTCGCCAGCCCCTGA